The following coding sequences lie in one Methanohalophilus levihalophilus genomic window:
- a CDS encoding ABC transporter ATP-binding protein has translation MDTDQIITIRGLTKIYSDGVEVRALDGLDMNVASGEFLAIVGPSGSGKSTLLHMIGILDTPTSGTVVIDGQDVTQMTEMQRSQARNRLLGFIFQYHHLLPDFTALENVMMPILIAGKRRDEAEKEAISLLGQVNLSDRLHHYPNQLSGGQNQRVAVARALANRPRIIIGDEPTGNLDSHSSDMVYELLRKLNREMGQTFILVTHDENMAKKTDRIIRIVDGKIVDS, from the coding sequence ATGGATACTGACCAGATAATAACAATACGCGGACTTACAAAGATCTACAGTGACGGTGTAGAAGTACGTGCACTTGATGGCCTCGACATGAATGTTGCCAGTGGGGAATTCCTCGCTATTGTAGGACCATCCGGATCCGGGAAAAGCACGTTGCTGCATATGATTGGTATTCTGGACACCCCCACCAGCGGAACCGTTGTTATAGATGGCCAGGACGTCACACAGATGACTGAAATGCAAAGGTCACAGGCGAGAAATCGTCTCCTTGGATTTATTTTTCAGTACCACCATCTGCTTCCTGATTTTACTGCTCTTGAGAATGTGATGATGCCCATTCTGATTGCAGGCAAAAGGAGAGATGAAGCTGAAAAAGAAGCTATCTCCCTCCTGGGCCAGGTAAATCTTAGCGATCGTCTCCACCATTATCCAAACCAGCTTTCTGGTGGCCAGAACCAGCGAGTTGCAGTGGCAAGGGCGCTGGCAAACAGACCCAGAATTATTATTGGGGACGAACCCACAGGAAATCTGGATAGTCATTCAAGCGATATGGTCTATGAGTTGCTCCGAAAACTTAATCGGGAAATGGGCCAAACGTTTATTCTGGTTACACATGACGAAAATATGGCAAAAAAGACAGATCGTATAATAAGGATTGTTGATGGAAAAATTGTTGATTCCTGA
- a CDS encoding PPC domain-containing DNA-binding protein, which produces MDYQGGNIGRVFVLKMDHGDNILDEIETFANAESITSAFIFMLGALSEGNVVVGPEKNQMPPTPMWFRFSDAHEIIGVGNIFKENGKPRIHLHAALGRDGNTNTGCIREKNEAFMVTEILVLEVDGLEAERVHDEERGFSPICFRK; this is translated from the coding sequence ATGGATTATCAAGGCGGAAATATTGGACGGGTTTTTGTATTGAAAATGGATCATGGCGATAACATACTTGATGAAATCGAAACTTTTGCCAATGCGGAAAGCATCACTTCTGCTTTTATATTCATGCTGGGTGCCCTTTCAGAAGGAAATGTTGTTGTTGGGCCCGAGAAAAACCAGATGCCTCCAACTCCCATGTGGTTCCGATTTAGCGACGCGCATGAAATAATCGGAGTGGGAAATATTTTCAAAGAAAATGGGAAACCAAGAATTCATCTTCATGCTGCTCTTGGAAGAGACGGAAATACCAATACCGGCTGCATACGAGAGAAGAACGAAGCGTTCATGGTTACTGAAATCCTGGTTCTTGAAGTTGATGGATTGGAAGCTGAACGTGTCCATGATGAAGAGCGCGGATTCTCACCAATTTGCTTTAGAAAATAA